A genomic window from Pseudocitrobacter corydidari includes:
- the astB gene encoding N-succinylarginine dihydrolase, with translation MNAWEVNFDGLPGLTHHYAGLSFGNEASTRNQFQVSNPQRAAKQGLLKMKALADTGFKQGIIPPQARPNVSVLRQLGFDGSDEQVVAKVAAQAPQLLSAASSASSMWVANAATVAPSADTLDGRVHLTVANLNNKFHRATEAPTTEALLRAIFADENRFAVHRALPPVAMFGDEGAANHNRLGGDYGQPGLQLFVYGRDERLETQPQRYPARQTLAASEAVARLNQVNPNQLLFAQQNPAVIDQGVFHNDVIAVSNRQVLFCHQQAFVNQPALMTELARRVPGFVPIEVPTARVTVADAVATYLFNSQLLSKPDGSMLVVLPAECEANPRVWRYLNELLERDNPINELKVFDLRESMANGGGPACLRLRVVLTDAEYRAVNPAVLMNDTLFATLNDWVDRYYRDRLTQSDLADPQLLREGREALDRLTQILQLGSVYDFQQ, from the coding sequence ATGAACGCCTGGGAGGTCAATTTTGATGGCCTGCCAGGCCTGACGCACCATTACGCCGGTTTATCTTTTGGCAACGAAGCTTCAACGCGCAATCAGTTTCAGGTATCGAACCCACAGCGCGCAGCCAAACAGGGGCTGCTAAAAATGAAAGCGTTGGCGGATACGGGATTTAAGCAGGGGATCATTCCTCCGCAGGCGCGCCCCAACGTTAGCGTGTTGCGCCAGCTGGGGTTTGATGGCAGCGATGAACAGGTGGTGGCGAAAGTTGCCGCGCAGGCACCACAACTGTTGAGCGCGGCCAGTTCCGCATCATCTATGTGGGTAGCGAATGCGGCAACGGTGGCGCCCTCGGCGGATACGCTGGATGGGCGCGTGCATCTTACGGTGGCTAATCTGAATAACAAATTCCATCGCGCCACGGAAGCGCCGACGACAGAGGCGCTGCTGCGGGCAATTTTTGCTGATGAAAACCGTTTTGCGGTACATCGCGCGCTTCCTCCGGTGGCGATGTTCGGCGATGAGGGCGCGGCAAACCATAACCGGTTGGGCGGCGACTACGGCCAGCCGGGTCTGCAACTGTTTGTCTATGGCCGTGATGAACGGCTGGAGACACAGCCCCAGCGGTATCCGGCGCGTCAGACTCTCGCCGCCAGTGAAGCGGTGGCGCGCCTGAATCAGGTCAATCCCAATCAGTTGCTATTCGCACAGCAAAACCCGGCGGTTATCGATCAGGGCGTCTTCCATAATGATGTTATCGCGGTGAGCAACCGACAGGTGCTGTTTTGCCATCAGCAGGCGTTTGTTAATCAGCCCGCATTAATGACGGAACTGGCTCGCCGGGTACCCGGTTTTGTGCCCATTGAAGTCCCGACAGCGCGCGTGACGGTCGCGGACGCGGTCGCTACTTACCTGTTTAACAGCCAGCTATTGTCGAAACCGGATGGCAGTATGCTGGTGGTGCTACCCGCTGAATGTGAGGCGAATCCGCGTGTCTGGCGCTATCTGAACGAATTGCTGGAGCGGGATAACCCGATTAACGAGCTGAAGGTTTTTGATTTGCGAGAAAGTATGGCTAACGGCGGCGGCCCGGCCTGCTTGCGCCTGCGTGTGGTGCTGACGGATGCAGAGTATCGCGCGGTGAATCCGGCAGTGTTGATGAATGACACGCTTTTTGCCACGCTGAATGACTGGGTTGACCGTTACTACCGCGATCGTCTGACGCAGTCCGACCTCGCTGACCCACAGCTGTTACGGGAAGGACGCGAAGCGCTCGATCGTTTGACACAAATTCTGCAACTGGGATCGGTCTATGACTTCCAGCAATAA